The Acinonyx jubatus isolate Ajub_Pintada_27869175 chromosome D2, VMU_Ajub_asm_v1.0, whole genome shotgun sequence genome contains a region encoding:
- the ZSWIM8 gene encoding zinc finger SWIM domain-containing protein 8 isoform X1 — protein sequence MELMFAEWEDGERFSFEDSDRFEEDSLCSFISEAESLCQNWRGWRKQSAGPNSPTGGGGGGGSGGTRMRDGLVIPLVELSAKQVAFHIPFEVVEKVYPPVPEQLQLRIAFWSFPENEEDIRLYSCLANGSADEFQRGDQLFRMRAVKDPLQIGFHLSATVVPPQMVPPKGAYNVAVMFDRCRVTSCSCTCGAGAKWCTHVVALCLFRIHNASAVCLRAPVSESLSRLQRDQLQKFAQYLISELPQQILPTAQRLLDELLSSQSTAINTVCGAPDPTAGPSASDQSTWYLDESTLTDNIKKTLHKFCGPSPVVFSDVNSMYLSSTEPPAAAEWACLLRPLRGREPEGVWNLLSIVREMFKRRDSNAAPLLEILTDQCLTYEQITGWWYSVRTSASHSSASGHTGRSNGQSEVAAHACASMCDEMVTLWRLAVLDPALSPQRRRELCAQLRQWQLKVIENVKRGQHKKTLERLFPGFRPAVEACYFNWEEAYPLPGVTYSGTDRKLALCWARALPPRPGVSRSGGLEESRERPRSLPSEPAVRPKEPGAKRKGLGEGVPSSQRGPRRLSAEGGDKSLHKMGPGGGKAKALGGAGSGGKGSAGGGSKRRLSSEDSSLEPDLAEMSLDDSSLALGAEASTFGGFPESPPPCPPPGGSRGPSTFLPEPPDTYEEDGGVYFSEGPEPPTASAGPHGLLPGEVCTRDDLPSTDESGNGLPKTKEAATAVGEEDDDYQAYYLNAQDGAGGEEEKAEGGAGEEHDLFAGLKPLEQESRMEILFACAEALHAHGYSSEASRLTVELAQDLLANPPDLKVEPPPAKGKKNKVSTSRQTWVATNTLTKAAFLLTVLSERPEHHNLAFRVGMFALELQRPPASTKALEVKLAYQESEVAALLKKIPLGPSEMSTMRCRAEELREGTLCDYRPVLPLMLASFIFDVLCAPVVSPTGSRPPSRNWNNEMPGDEELGFEAAVAALGMKTTVSEAEHPLLCEGTRREKGDLALALMITYKDDQAKLKKILDKLLDRESQTHKPQTLSSFYSSSRPATASQRSPSKHGGPSAPGALQPLTSGSAGPPQPGNVAGAGPGPNEGFTEKNVPESSPHSPCEGLPSEAALTPRAEGKVPSRLALGSRGGYNGRGWGSPGRPKKKHTGMASIDSSAPETTSDSSPTLSRRPLRGGWAPTSWGRGQDSDSISSSSSDSLGSSSSSGSRRASASGGARAKTVEVGRYKGRRPESHAPHVPNQPSEAAAHFYFELAKTVLIKAGGNSSTSIFTHPSSSGGHQGPHRNLHLCAFEIGLYALGLHNFVSPNWLSRTYSSHVSWITGQAMEIGSAALTILVECWDGHLTPPEVASLADRASRARDSNMVRAAAELALSCLPHAHALNPNEIQRALVQCKEQDNLMLEKACMAVEEAAKGGGVYPEVLFEVAHQWFWLYEQTAGGSSTAREGATSCSASGIRAAGEAGRGLPEGRGGPGTEPVTVAAAAVTAAATVVPVISVGSSLYPGPGLGHGHSPGLHPYTALQPHLPCSPQYLTHPAHPAHPMPHMPRPAVFPVPSSAYPQGVHPAFLGAQYPYSVTPPSLAATAVSFPVPSMAPITVHPYHTEPGLPLPTSVACELWGQGTVSSVHPASTFPAIQGASLPALTTQPSPLVSGGFPPPEEETHSQPVNPHSLHHLHAAYRVGMLALEMLGRRAHNDHPNNFSRSPPYTDDVKWLLGLAAKLGDRHGDAAAAEPCSCPQPPACPGLPPTGAALPAGIHAVHSPPFDSPDPCRLRRLCECDPQCSQRLLSDTHGHDAVQRHPAEPQAQQTDQGAVAAGLTRDDHLLPMSLAPLGSYTGIQACGYGGPSHRGSESWLDRSSPLSSLVAQTGSCSWAVAWGQDVSNPRSLGLGETALSGRGHWVASGIYLAFINI from the exons ATGGAGCTGATGTTCGCGGAGTGGGAGGACGGAGAGCGCTTTTCATTTGAAGATTCGGACCGCTTTGAGGAGGATTCGCTCTGTTCCTTCATCTCCGAGGCCGAGAGTCTTTGCCAGAACTGGCGGGGATGGCGCAAACAGTCAGCGGGGCCCAATTCCCCCACTGGCGGCGGTGGCGGAGGTGGCAGTGGCGGTACCAGAATGCGAG ATGGACTTGTGATCCCATTGGTGGAGCTCTCAGCAAAGCAGGTGGCATTTCATATCCCATTTGAAGTGGTGGAGAAAGTTTATCCCCCAGTGCCTGAGCAGCTACAGCTCCGAATTGCTTTTTGGAGCTTCCCTGAGAATGAAGAGGATATCCG GCTGTATTCGTGCCTGGCCAATGGCAGTGCCGATGAGTTCCAGCGAGGGGACCAGCTGTTCCGCATGAGGGCTGTGAAAGACCCACTGCAGATAG GGTTCCACCTGAGTGCTACAGTGGTGCCACCTCAGATGGTCCCCCCCAAAGGGGCCTACAACGTGGCTGTGATGTTTGACCGCTGCCGGGTCACTTCCTGCAGCTGCACCTGTGGGGCTGGGGCCAAATGGTGCACTCACGTCgtggcactctgtctcttccgCATCCACAAC GCTTCTGCAGTCTGCTTGCGTGCCCCAGTATCAGAGTCCCTGTCTCGGCTGCAGAGGGACCAGCTGCAGAAGTTTGCTCAGTACCTCATCAGTGAGCTCCCTCAGCAG ATCCTCCCCACGGCCCAGCGTCTTCTGGATGAACTCCTCTCTTCCCAGTCAACAGCCATCAATACAGTGTGTGGAGCCCCCG ACCCCACAGCAGGGCCCTCTGCCTCTGACCAGAGTACATGGTATTTGGATGAGTCAACACTCACTGATAACATCAAGAAGACACTACACAAGTTCTGTGGCCCTTCGCCTGTGGTCTTCAG TGATGTGAACTCCATGTATCTGTCTTCCACGGAGCCTCCAGCTGCTGCTGAATGGGCATGTCTGCTGCGCCCTCTGAGGGGCCGCGAGCCAGAGGGTGTCTGGAACCTACTTAGCATTGTGCGGGAGATGTTCAAACGGAGAGACAGCAATGCTGCCCCTTTGTTGGAAATCCTCACTGACCAGTGCCTCACCTATGAACAG ATAACAGGTTGGTGGTACAGCGTGCGCACCTCAGCCTCACACAGCAGCGCCAGTGGACACACGGGCCGTAGCAATGGGCAGTCAGAGGTAGCGGCCCATGCATGTGCCAGCATGTGTGATGAGATGGTCACACTGTGGAGGCTAGCTGTTTTGGACCCTGCACTCAGCCCCCAGCG CCGCCGGGAATTGTGTGCCCAGCTACGCCAGTGGCAACTGAAGGTGATTGAGAATGTGAAGCGGGGACAGCACAAAAAGACCCTGGAGCGGCTCTTCCCTGGCTTCCGGCCAGCGGTGGAGGCCTGCTACTTCAACTGGGAAGAGGCCTACCCACTCCCTGGTGTCACCTACAGCGGCACCGACCGGAAgttggcactgtgctgggcccGAGCCCTGCCCCCTCGGCCAGGTGTCTCCCGATCTGGGGGCCTGGAGGAATCCCGGGAGCGGCCCCGATCTCTTCCTTCTGAGCCAGCTGTGCGGCCCAAGGAGCCTGGGGCCAAGCGCAAGGGATTGGGTGAGGGGGTCCCCTCATCGCAGCGGGGTCCCCGCCGCCTCTCTGCTGAGGGGGGAGATAAGTCTCTGCATAAGATGGGTCCAGGTGGGGGCAAAGCCAAGGCACTGGGTGGGGCTGGCAGTGGGGGCAAGGGATCAGCAGGCGGTGGGAGCAAGCGACGGCTGAGCAGCGAAGACAGCTCCCTGGAGCCGGATCTGGCTGAGATGAGCCTGGATGACAGCAGCCTGGCCCTCGGTGCAGAGGCCAGCACCTTTGGTGGATTCCCTGAGAGCCCgccaccctgccctcctcctggTGGCTCCCGTGGtccttccaccttccttcctgAACCCCCAGATACTTATGAAGAAGATGGTGGTGTGTACTTCTCAGAAGGGCCTGAGCCTCCCACAGCCTCTGCTGGCCCCCATGGCCTACTGCCTGGGGAGGTCTGTACCCGGGATGACCTCCCTTCCACAGATGAGAGTGGCAATGGGCTCCCCAAAACCAAAGAGGCAGCCACTGCAGTTGGAGAGGAGGATGATGACTACCAGGCATATTATCTGAATGCCCAGGATGGGGCTGGAGGCGAGGAAGAGAAGGCTgagggcggggctggggaggagcaCGACCTGTTTGCTGGGCTGAAGCCACTGGAACAGGAGAGCCGCATGGAG ATATTGTTTGCCTGTGCTGAGGCCCTGCATGCGCACGGCTACAGCAGTGAGGCCTCCCGCCTCACTGTGGAGCTTGCCCAGGACCTGCTAGCCAACCCACCTGACCTCAAGGTAGAGCCGCCCCCTGCCAAG GGCAAGAAGAACAAGGTATCTACGAGCCGTCAGACCTGGGTGGCTACCAACACCCTGACGAAGGCAGCCTTCCTGTTGACAGTGCTAAGTGAACGCCCAGAGCACCACAACCTGGCCTTCCGAGTTGGCATGTTTGCCTTGGAGCTACAGCGGCCCCCAGCTTCTACCAAGGCCTTGGAG GTGAAGCTGGCATACCAGGAGTCTGAGGTGGCTGCCCTGCTCAAGAAGATTCCTCTGGGTCCAAGTGAGATGAGTACCATGCGGTGCCGGGCAGAGGAGCTTCGGGAGGGGACACTCTGTGACTATCGGCCCGTTTTGCCTCTCATGCTGGCCAGTTTCATCTTTGACGTTCTCTGTGCTCCAG TGGTTTCTCCCACGGGTTCCCGGCCACCAAGTCGTAACTGGAACAACGAGATGCCTGGGGAtgaggagctgggatttgaagcaGCAGTTGCTGCCTTAG GTATGAAGACAACAGTGAGCGAGGCAGAGCATCCCCTCCTGTGTGAAGGCACACGTCGGGAGAAGGGTGACCTGGCACTGGCACTAATGATCACTTACAAGGATGATCAAGCCAAGCTCAAAAAG ATCTTAGACAAACTCTTGGACCGAGAGAGCCAGACGCATAAGCCCCAGACACTGAGTTCATTCTACTCATCCAGCCGCCCAGCCACAGCCAGCCAGAGGTCTCCTTCAAAGCATGGGGGCCCATCTGCCCCAGGGGCCCTGCAACCACTGACCTCAGGCTCTGCAGGGCCTCCTCAGCCAGGGAATGTggcaggggctgggccaggccccAATGAGGGCTTCACAGAGAAGAATGTGCCTG AAAGTTCCCCACATTCTCCCTGTGAGGGCCTCCCATCTGAGGCAGCTTTGACCCCAAGGGCGGAAGGGAAGGTTCCCAGCCGCCTGGCACTTGGCAGTCGTGGAGGCTACAATGGACGGGGTTGGGGCTCCCCAGGGCGGCCTAAGAAGAAACACACAG GCATGGCCAGCATTGACAGCAGTGCCCCTGAAACAACATCAGATAGTTCCCCCACCTTAAGCCGGAGGCCACTTCGAGGGGGCTGGGCCCCCACCTCCTGGGGCCGAGGACAGGACAGTGACAGCATTAGCAGCTCTTCCTCGGACTCTCTGGGCTCCTCATCCTCCAGTGGAAGTCGCCGGGCCAGTGCCAGTGGAGGGGCCCGGGCAAAGACCGTTGAAGTTGGCAG GTACAAGGGCCGCCGTCCCGAGAGTCATGCCCCCCATGTACCCAATCAGCCATCAGAGGCAGCTGCACACTTCTACTTCGAACTGGCGAAGACGGTGCTGATCAAGGCAGGGGGCAACAGCAGCACTTCCATTTTCACACATCCATCTTCCTCAGGGGGCCATCAGGGTCCTCACCGCAACCTGCACCTTTGCGCCTTCGAGATTGGGCTTTATGCCCTTGGCCTGCACAACTTTGTTTCTCCCAACTGGCTCTCACGTACTTATTCTTCGCACGTTTCCTGGATTACAG GTCAGGCAATGGAGATTGGTAGTGCAGCCCTGACTATACTGGTAGAATGCTGGGATGGACACCTGACGCCCCCTGAGGTTGCATCCCTGGCTGACAGGGCATCACGGGCACGAGACTCCAATATGGTGAGGGCAGCAGCGGAGTTAGCCCTAAGCTGCCTGCCTCATGCCCATGCATTGAACCCCAATGAGATCCAGCGGGCCCTGGTGCAGTGCAAGGAGCAG GATAACCTGATGTTGGAGAAGGCCTGCATGGCAGTGGAAGAAGCGGCTAAGGGTGGGGGTGTATACCCTGAAGTGTTGTTTGAGGTTGCTCACCAGTGGTTCTGGCTATATGAGCAAACAGCAGGTGGCTCATCCACAGCCCGTGAAGGGGCTACAAGCTGTAGTGCCAGTGGGATCAGGGCAGCTGGGGAGGCTGGGCGGGGGCTGCCTGAGGGCAGGGGGGGCCCAGGCACTGAGCCGGTTacagtggcagcagcagcagtgacAGCAGCAGCCACAGTGGTGCCAGTCATCTCAGTGGGGTCCAGTTTATATCCAGGTCCAGGACTGGGGCATGGTCATTCCCCTGGCCTGCACCCCTACACTGCTCTACAGCCCCACCTGCCCTGCAGCCCTCAATACCTCACCCACCCAGCTCACCCTGCCCACCCAATGCCTCATATGCCCCGGCCTGCCGTCTTCCCTGTGCCCAGCTCTGCATACCCACAG GGTGTGCATCCTGCCTTTTTGGGGGCTCAGTACCCTTACTCAGTGACTCCCCCCTCACTTGCTGCCACTGCTGTGTCTTTCCCCGTCCCTTCCATGGCACCCATCACAGTACATCCCTACCACACAGAGCCAGGGCTCCCACTGCCCACCAGTGTGGCCTGTGAGTTGTGGGGACAGGGAACAG TGAGCAGTGTCCATCCAGCATCCACGTTTCCAGCCATCCAGGGTGCCTCGTTGCCTGCTCTGACTACACAGCCCAGCCCTCTGGTGAGCGGAGGGTTTCCACCACCCGAGGAGGAGACCCACAGTCAGCCTGTCAACCCACACAGCCTACACCACCTGCACGCTGCCTACCGTGTTG GAATGCTGGCACTGGAGATGCTGGGTCGCCGCGCACACAACGATCACCCCAACAACTTCTCCCGCTCCCCCCCCTACACTGATGATGTCAAATGGTTGCTGGGGCTGGCAGCAAAGCTGG GAGATCGTCATGGAGACGCTGCAGCGGCTGAGCCCTGCTCATGCCCACAACCACCTGCGTGCCCCGGCCTTCCACCAACTGGTGCAGCGCTGCCAGCAGGCATACATGCAG TACATTCACCACCGTTTGATTCACCTGACCCCTGCCGACTACGACGACTTTGTGAATGCGATCCGCAGTGCTCGCAGCGCCTTCTGTCTGACACCCATGGGCATGATGCAGTTCAACGACATCCTGCAGAACCTCAAGCGCAGCAAACAGACCAAGGAGCTGTGGCAGCGGGTCTCACTCGAGATGACCACCTTCTCCCCATGAGTCTGGCCCCTCTAGGGTCCTATACAGGGATACAGGCCTGTGGCTATGGGGGCCCCTCACACAGAGGGAGTGAATCTTGGCTGGACAGATCATCCCCACTCAGTTCTCTGGTAGCCCAGACTGGCAGCTGCTCTTGGGCTGTAGCTTGGGGCCAAGATGTCTCAAACCCTAGAAGCCTAGGGTTGGGGGAGACAGCCCTATCTGGGAGGGGGCATTGGGTGGCCTCTGGTATTTATTtggcatttataaatatataa